From one Sulfurimonas sp. HSL-3221 genomic stretch:
- a CDS encoding histidinol-phosphatase HisJ family protein, which translates to MKIDLHNHTSLCNHAEGSVDEYVAAALAAGIDVFGFSDHAPMDFDPKYRMKFEEMEQYHGMVMDARTKYEGKIDILFGYEVDYLEGHMDTRVLNADVDYLIGSVHFLDEWGFDNPEFIGQYEHEDIDVIWERYFGQVEAMAKSGLFDIVGHLDLIKVFKFMPKRDIVSIAAPALDAVAAAGMTMEINVAGYRKPVAEAYPSPELLRAAFERGIPVTFGSDAHTPGQIGLFRDEAEALARETGYTECVYFRNRKPYSVAL; encoded by the coding sequence ATGAAAATCGACCTGCACAACCACACCTCGCTCTGCAACCACGCCGAAGGCTCGGTGGACGAATACGTCGCCGCGGCTCTCGCCGCGGGTATCGACGTTTTCGGTTTTTCCGACCACGCGCCGATGGATTTCGACCCCAAATACCGTATGAAGTTCGAAGAGATGGAACAGTACCACGGGATGGTCATGGACGCGAGGACGAAGTATGAGGGGAAGATCGACATTCTCTTCGGCTACGAGGTCGATTACCTCGAGGGCCATATGGACACGCGTGTTCTGAATGCCGATGTCGACTACCTGATCGGTTCCGTGCACTTCCTGGACGAGTGGGGGTTCGACAATCCCGAATTTATCGGACAGTACGAGCATGAGGATATCGACGTCATCTGGGAGCGCTATTTCGGGCAGGTCGAAGCGATGGCCAAAAGCGGCCTCTTCGATATCGTCGGCCACCTCGACCTTATCAAGGTGTTCAAGTTCATGCCCAAACGCGACATCGTCTCCATCGCGGCCCCGGCCCTCGATGCCGTCGCCGCGGCGGGGATGACGATGGAGATCAACGTGGCGGGCTACCGCAAGCCCGTGGCCGAAGCCTACCCCTCCCCGGAGCTGCTGCGAGCCGCCTTCGAACGCGGCATCCCCGTCACCTTCGGCTCCGATGCCCACACGCCGGGGCAGATCGGCCTGTTCAGAGATGAGGCAGAGGCCCTCGCCCGTGAAACGGGGTATACGGAGTGTGTATATTTCCGTAACAGAAAGCCCTACAGCGTTGCACTGTAA
- a CDS encoding peptidase U32 family protein, which produces MHKVELLSPAGNLEKLKIAIDFGADAVYGGVSHFSLRIRSGKEFTMESFKEGIDYAHARGRKVYATINGFPFNSQLNLLEKHILAMAALEPDAFIVATPGVLQLAHKLAPQIPLHLSTQANVMNVLDAKVYYEMGARRIIAAREISLKDLKQIKAELPDLELEVFVHGSMCFAYSGRCLISTVQSGRVPNRGSCANDCRFPYELYAANPETGTLFRLEEDPGIGTYIMNSKDLNLASHIKEILDAGAVDSLKIEGRTKASYYAAITAKAYRMAIDDYYAGLEPSERYQEELNTMQNRGFTDAYLVNRPFEKHDTQSLDFTMQMGTHQVSGMVTEDGGHFLCKYTTRPGDEAEIVAPWDAVLSPYENEYGSIFERDGRWYVRFNKLVAENGREWDAVHSGNVNPIALPGTLPQYSFLRIPADGIDQSPPV; this is translated from the coding sequence ATGCATAAAGTTGAACTACTCTCCCCGGCGGGCAACCTGGAGAAACTGAAGATCGCGATCGACTTCGGGGCCGATGCCGTCTACGGCGGCGTCAGCCACTTTTCCCTGCGGATCCGTTCGGGCAAAGAATTTACGATGGAGAGCTTCAAAGAGGGGATCGACTACGCCCATGCGCGCGGCAGAAAGGTCTACGCGACCATCAACGGTTTCCCCTTCAACTCCCAGCTGAATCTGCTGGAGAAACACATTCTCGCGATGGCGGCGTTGGAACCGGACGCTTTCATCGTCGCGACACCGGGCGTCCTGCAGCTGGCGCATAAACTCGCCCCACAGATCCCGCTGCATCTCTCCACCCAGGCCAACGTCATGAACGTGCTCGATGCGAAGGTCTACTACGAGATGGGCGCGCGCCGTATCATCGCTGCCCGGGAGATCTCGCTCAAAGACCTCAAACAGATCAAAGCGGAGCTGCCGGACCTCGAACTCGAAGTGTTCGTCCACGGCTCGATGTGTTTCGCCTACAGCGGCCGCTGCCTTATCTCGACCGTGCAGAGCGGCCGGGTCCCCAACCGCGGCAGCTGCGCCAACGACTGCCGCTTCCCCTATGAACTCTACGCCGCGAACCCGGAGACGGGAACACTGTTCCGGCTGGAAGAGGACCCGGGCATCGGCACCTACATTATGAACTCGAAAGACCTCAACCTCGCTTCGCACATCAAGGAGATCCTCGATGCCGGTGCGGTCGACTCGCTGAAGATCGAGGGACGCACGAAGGCGAGCTACTATGCCGCCATCACCGCCAAGGCGTATCGCATGGCCATCGACGACTACTATGCGGGCCTGGAACCGAGCGAACGCTACCAGGAGGAGCTGAACACGATGCAGAACCGCGGCTTTACCGACGCCTACCTCGTCAACCGCCCTTTTGAGAAGCACGACACCCAGAGCCTCGATTTTACGATGCAGATGGGGACCCACCAGGTGAGCGGCATGGTCACCGAAGACGGCGGGCACTTCCTCTGCAAGTATACGACCCGCCCCGGCGACGAGGCGGAGATCGTCGCGCCATGGGATGCGGTGCTCTCTCCCTACGAGAACGAGTACGGGTCGATTTTTGAGCGCGACGGACGCTGGTATGTCCGTTTCAATAAGCTCGTGGCGGAAAACGGACGGGAGTGGGATGCGGTGCACAGCGGCAACGTCAACCCCATCGCCCTCCCGGGCACACTGCCCCAATACAGCTTCCTCCGCATCCCCGCCGACGGGATCGACCAGTCACCGCCCGTCTAG
- the purE gene encoding 5-(carboxyamino)imidazole ribonucleotide mutase, whose product MKFVSIIIGSKSDYDVMKSCADTLETFGVQYELIISSAHRSPERTKEYILEAEAKGAQVFIAAAGMAAHLAGVLASKTVKPIIGVPMSASALSGIDALLSTVQMPAGMPVATVAIGKAGAINSAYLAMQIMALESEDLRIKLQEDRVAKAKKVEMDSLEIETKL is encoded by the coding sequence ATGAAATTCGTTTCAATCATTATCGGATCCAAGAGTGACTATGACGTCATGAAATCGTGTGCGGATACGCTGGAAACCTTCGGGGTACAGTATGAACTCATCATCTCCTCGGCGCACCGTTCGCCGGAACGTACCAAAGAGTACATTCTTGAAGCGGAAGCCAAGGGGGCCCAGGTTTTCATTGCCGCGGCGGGCATGGCGGCGCACCTCGCTGGCGTCCTGGCCTCCAAAACGGTCAAGCCGATCATCGGCGTGCCGATGAGCGCCTCGGCGCTGAGCGGGATCGACGCGCTGCTCTCCACCGTTCAGATGCCGGCGGGCATGCCGGTCGCGACCGTCGCCATCGGCAAAGCGGGTGCGATCAACTCGGCGTACCTCGCAATGCAGATCATGGCGCTGGAGAGCGAAGACCTGCGCATCAAGCTCCAGGAAGACCGCGTAGCCAAGGCGAAAAAAGTCGAGATGGACTCCCTCGAGATCGAGACCAAGTTGTAA
- a CDS encoding damage-control phosphatase ARMT1 family protein, whose product MKIENACVECIIGQTQRVADAIGADDALREKIRKDVLAMSNAFDFAKSPPEVAREVYEHLAVLAGKKDLYDEVKRHSSEKAKTFIPFLREQIAKADDPFLTAVKVAVAGNVIDLAAEVSFDLDTEIDKLFHTHFAHDDVDALRQRLSGAKTLLYIGDNAGEHLFDALAIEAVAALYPQLAITYMTRGKPIINDVTFDEAMADGLAEVATLVDSGVDTPGFVYERASEEARRLFDESDVVLTKGMGNYECLSPSPRGDLVYLLKVKCNVVSRSIGAEIGSIICKLV is encoded by the coding sequence ATGAAAATCGAAAATGCCTGTGTCGAATGTATTATCGGGCAGACGCAGCGGGTGGCGGATGCGATCGGGGCTGATGACGCTCTCCGCGAGAAGATCCGGAAAGACGTTTTGGCAATGTCGAACGCGTTCGATTTTGCCAAGTCGCCGCCGGAAGTCGCCCGGGAAGTCTACGAACATCTGGCCGTGCTCGCCGGGAAAAAGGACCTCTACGATGAGGTCAAGCGCCACTCCTCCGAAAAAGCGAAAACCTTCATCCCTTTCCTGCGCGAACAGATCGCCAAGGCTGACGATCCCTTTCTGACGGCCGTCAAAGTCGCCGTTGCCGGGAACGTCATCGACCTGGCCGCCGAGGTGAGCTTCGACCTCGACACGGAAATCGACAAGCTCTTCCATACCCACTTTGCCCACGACGACGTCGATGCGTTGCGGCAGCGCCTTTCCGGTGCGAAGACGCTGCTCTATATCGGTGACAACGCCGGCGAGCACCTCTTTGACGCCCTGGCGATCGAAGCCGTTGCCGCGCTTTACCCGCAGCTCGCGATCACCTACATGACCCGCGGCAAGCCGATTATCAACGACGTCACCTTCGACGAGGCGATGGCGGACGGCCTGGCGGAGGTCGCTACCCTTGTCGACAGCGGCGTCGACACCCCGGGCTTCGTCTACGAGCGCGCGTCGGAGGAGGCGCGGCGCCTTTTTGACGAGAGCGACGTCGTGCTCACCAAGGGGATGGGCAACTACGAATGCCTCTCCCCCTCGCCGCGCGGCGACCTCGTCTATCTGCTCAAAGTCAAATGCAACGTCGTCTCCCGCTCCATCGGCGCGGAGATCGGCAGCATTATCTGCAAACTCGTCTGA
- a CDS encoding HAD family hydrolase: protein MRGKKYILFDNDGVLVETEAWYFRANVEILKTMGITLEEARYREIMINGQSAFLLAEEAGYDTETVEAARSRRNDLYQHYLQTEEIAIPGVHEVLDALKERYRMGIVTSARREDFELIHAGRGITHSMEFVLCSGEYARAKPYPDPYLKGLELLGGAKHEAVVVEDSQRGLRSAVSAGIECVIVENAFTAQHDFSNATHRIGTIEGLLGLLD, encoded by the coding sequence GTGCGAGGCAAAAAGTACATTCTCTTCGATAACGACGGCGTCCTCGTCGAGACCGAGGCGTGGTACTTCCGGGCCAACGTCGAAATTCTGAAAACCATGGGCATCACCCTTGAAGAGGCGCGTTACCGCGAGATCATGATCAACGGCCAAAGCGCCTTTCTGCTCGCGGAGGAGGCGGGGTACGATACGGAAACGGTCGAAGCGGCCCGCAGCAGACGCAACGATCTCTACCAGCACTACCTGCAGACGGAGGAGATCGCCATTCCCGGGGTGCACGAGGTGCTTGACGCCCTCAAGGAGCGCTACCGGATGGGCATCGTCACCTCGGCGCGGCGGGAGGATTTTGAACTGATCCATGCGGGCAGAGGGATCACGCACAGCATGGAGTTCGTCCTCTGCAGCGGCGAATATGCCCGTGCGAAACCCTATCCCGACCCCTATCTGAAAGGGCTGGAACTGCTCGGCGGTGCAAAGCATGAAGCTGTTGTCGTCGAGGATTCGCAGCGGGGGCTGCGTTCGGCGGTGAGCGCGGGGATTGAGTGCGTCATCGTCGAGAACGCCTTTACGGCGCAGCACGACTTCTCAAACGCGACCCACCGTATCGGCACGATCGAAGGGTTGCTGGGGCTGCTGGATTAA
- the proB gene encoding glutamate 5-kinase, translating into MSKRIVIKVGSAVLTEGNRIARERILALVQMIADIRGQYDVILVTSGAVAAGYCALKLDKRERVGKKALAAAGQPILMSSYKKEFDTYHIDTAQILLTEDDFDSRKRTAMFQEIINAHLANDILPIINENDITSTPEQLFGDNDQLSAHVTYATDSDLLVILSDIHGYYDKNPREHEDAKRHRVLHAVPPEALQAESTPNDPFATGGIVTKLMAADFLLRRGKRMFLCNGFELSTAVQFLIHGEQTLGTLFEPRPQAAG; encoded by the coding sequence GTGAGCAAACGTATCGTCATCAAAGTCGGCAGCGCCGTCCTCACCGAGGGCAACCGGATCGCCAGGGAGCGTATCCTCGCCCTCGTACAGATGATCGCCGACATCCGCGGGCAGTACGATGTCATCCTCGTCACATCGGGAGCGGTGGCGGCCGGTTACTGCGCGCTGAAACTCGACAAGCGCGAACGGGTCGGCAAAAAAGCCCTGGCGGCCGCCGGTCAGCCCATTTTGATGAGCAGCTACAAAAAAGAGTTCGACACCTACCATATCGATACGGCGCAGATCCTTCTGACGGAGGACGACTTCGATTCGCGCAAACGCACGGCGATGTTCCAGGAGATCATCAACGCGCACCTGGCCAATGACATCCTCCCCATCATCAACGAAAACGACATCACCTCCACCCCCGAGCAGCTCTTCGGGGACAACGACCAGCTCTCCGCCCATGTCACCTATGCGACGGATTCCGATCTGCTCGTGATCCTCAGCGACATCCACGGCTACTACGACAAAAACCCCCGCGAACATGAGGACGCGAAACGCCACCGTGTGCTCCACGCCGTCCCGCCGGAGGCACTGCAGGCTGAATCCACGCCCAACGACCCCTTTGCCACCGGCGGGATCGTCACCAAGCTGATGGCGGCGGACTTCCTGCTGCGGCGTGGGAAACGGATGTTCCTCTGCAACGGCTTCGAACTCTCCACGGCGGTCCAGTTCCTGATCCACGGCGAACAGACGCTGGGGACGCTCTTTGAACCGCGGCCGCAGGCGGCAGGTTAA
- the putP gene encoding sodium/proline symporter PutP, translated as MQTPVLISFGLYMLVMVAIGLYFYFKTADLGDYVLGGRGLGPGVTALSAGASDMSGWLLLGLPGMMYSDGIAGSWIAVGLLIGAYLNWHYVARPLRIMTHRLDDAITIPDYFANRFGDAKGHLRVITALVILLFYTLYTSSGLVGGAKLFEATFHLDYAVALAVGSIIIVSYTFLGGYNAVSWTDFIQGILMMLALIITPAVVITHLGGLSAALDLIESIDPTHLDIVHGTGVIGILSLMAWGLGYFGQPHILVRFMSIRSEDEMHHAKAIGMGWMGLSIVGSLAVGFFGLAYVVSSGTDLADPEKIFITLSQLLFDPWIAGFLLAAILAAIMSTIDSQLLVSSSVLTRDIYHATLRKNATDRELVWVGRATVIAIALIAWYLSTDKNSSVLSLVAYAWAGFGAAFGPLIILSLYRRDITKGGAIAGMVTGALTVIVWKQLEGGLFDLYELLPGFVAGWMAIRLVSPVTSPVPESILHRVEETSGDFRRKKGKV; from the coding sequence ATGCAGACACCCGTACTGATCTCGTTCGGCCTTTACATGCTCGTGATGGTGGCCATCGGCCTCTATTTCTACTTTAAAACCGCGGACCTCGGCGACTACGTGCTCGGCGGGCGGGGTCTCGGTCCCGGCGTGACGGCGCTGAGCGCGGGGGCCTCGGATATGAGCGGCTGGCTGCTGCTCGGGCTGCCCGGTATGATGTACAGCGACGGGATCGCCGGCAGCTGGATCGCCGTCGGTCTGCTCATCGGCGCCTACCTGAACTGGCACTACGTCGCCCGGCCGCTGCGCATCATGACCCACCGCCTTGACGATGCGATCACGATCCCCGACTACTTCGCCAACCGTTTCGGCGATGCCAAGGGCCATCTGCGCGTCATCACGGCCCTCGTCATCCTGCTCTTCTATACCCTCTACACCTCCTCGGGCCTCGTCGGCGGGGCAAAGCTCTTTGAAGCGACCTTCCACCTCGACTACGCCGTCGCCCTCGCCGTCGGCAGCATCATCATCGTCTCCTACACCTTCCTGGGCGGCTACAACGCCGTCAGCTGGACCGACTTCATCCAGGGAATCCTGATGATGCTCGCCCTTATCATCACGCCCGCGGTCGTCATCACCCACCTCGGCGGCCTCTCCGCCGCCCTGGACCTCATCGAGTCGATCGACCCGACACACCTCGACATCGTCCACGGCACCGGCGTCATCGGCATCCTCTCCCTGATGGCCTGGGGGCTGGGCTACTTCGGGCAGCCCCACATCCTCGTGCGCTTCATGTCGATCCGCAGCGAGGACGAGATGCACCACGCCAAGGCGATCGGCATGGGCTGGATGGGCCTCTCCATTGTCGGCTCCCTGGCCGTCGGCTTCTTCGGCCTCGCCTACGTCGTCTCGTCGGGAACAGACCTCGCCGACCCCGAAAAGATCTTTATCACCCTCTCGCAGCTGCTCTTCGACCCCTGGATCGCCGGCTTCCTCCTTGCCGCCATCCTCGCGGCCATCATGAGCACGATCGATTCGCAGCTGCTGGTCTCCTCGTCGGTCCTGACGCGGGACATCTACCACGCCACCTTGCGCAAAAACGCAACCGACAGGGAGCTGGTCTGGGTCGGACGGGCCACGGTCATCGCGATCGCCCTGATCGCCTGGTACCTCTCCACGGACAAAAATTCCAGCGTCCTCTCCCTCGTCGCCTATGCCTGGGCCGGCTTCGGGGCGGCCTTCGGACCGCTGATCATCCTCTCCCTCTACCGGCGCGACATTACCAAAGGCGGGGCGATTGCCGGCATGGTGACAGGCGCTCTCACGGTCATTGTCTGGAAACAGCTCGAAGGCGGTCTTTTTGACCTCTACGAACTGCTGCCGGGATTTGTGGCCGGTTGGATGGCCATCAGGCTCGTTTCACCGGTAACGTCCCCAGTCCCCGAATCGATCTTGCACCGCGTTGAAGAGACAAGCGGCGATTTCAGACGCAAAAAAGGGAAGGTGTGA
- a CDS encoding proline dehydrogenase family protein produces the protein MSEGAAKKPVITPPPVFFICTGPIHTSMKDLPMPIPSELFEETKAVARRWQEEISHHIGKEEQRLHTMMQRMLKNPINKIFLIELLDQSFRSKNPDRVADQLEYIFEKYKSTDFFSHFEQILVWLFRDVGIYVSSLSVPMFINYLRNDISAIVIQGEDPVLSKHMKARRSEGTRVNINVIGEVVHSEAEAERRVEKYIALLENPDIDYLSLKISNMFSQILPLAHDNNVTHVSSRLERVYRAAIANPCRDGEGKTQPKFVNLDMEEYRDVRITIDAFKKVLSQEEFAQLHAGIVVQAYLPDALTSIRELAAWAKARVDAGGAPIKIRIVKGANQEMELTEASLRGWPNVTYAHKAESDANYKKAMDYLLDPAVAPYVHTGVASHNLFDHALAMLLAKARGVERYVTAEMLEGMSEAAYRLLKAEGRNVILYAPTATKETFTNAIAYLVRRFDENTAEQNFLRHSFGLRVDTPEWEQLVKTFDDAVALIPTVSEAPNRTQDRTRPVVRTDIDPALYHFENEPDTDFILPANRAWAEALRDKWQHIGEREGGYNAYPVVGGKVVKRDETVTVIDKSQYHENKHAGAYVEATPEDMKSAITTAQADPDGWRELTPHARQKIMMEVAHAIRVARGDLIGIAAAEVGKVFTETDVEVSEAIDFVNFYPYSVTKLAGLTGVEAKGKGVGLVISPWNFPVAIPTGGIAAALAAGNTVILKPAEASILTAYRLCQCFWDAGVSMNTLQFIPGRGAVVGKHMIPNDAIDFTIFTGGEETAYRIIKARPDIHLSAETGGKDATIVTAMADRDQAIGHVMASAFHNSGQKCSATSLLVLEKELYDDEEYKRQLKEAAESMQTGSVWDFGNRVGTLVDRPAGKLAQALEALDEGEEWLLSPDYADRGNPYMLKPSIRWGTASGDFCHMNELFGPVLSVMRAEDLEDAIKIVNATGYGLTSGLESLDRREQEQWKAALLAGNLYINRGTTGAIVLRQPFGGMRKSAIGSGRKAGGFNYVSQFMDITYRETNLYESCSTPFTDRMRVMLQRDTVFHDECEKALRHLCHFAHWHETEFMKPHDYAHIRGESNVIRYLPVASVLLRLEEGESLEESLATIMAVRMVGARLHISLPEHSRQPEFLWLESKQASLLGEHDAITRDSEAVFIDRIPHYKRVRFLRPEIVSPALFDAVADRAVYIAKEAFVAHGRIELMHYFIEQSISNSYHRYGNLGIAGLHPDEEV, from the coding sequence TTGTCGGAGGGTGCCGCCAAGAAGCCGGTCATCACTCCGCCCCCCGTATTTTTCATCTGTACGGGGCCAATCCACACCAGCATGAAGGACCTGCCGATGCCCATTCCCTCCGAACTGTTCGAAGAGACAAAAGCCGTCGCCCGCCGGTGGCAGGAGGAGATCTCGCACCATATCGGGAAGGAGGAGCAACGTCTGCATACGATGATGCAGCGCATGCTGAAAAACCCAATTAACAAGATCTTCCTCATCGAGCTGCTTGACCAGAGCTTCCGTTCCAAGAACCCCGACCGGGTCGCCGACCAGCTCGAGTACATCTTCGAAAAATACAAAAGTACGGATTTCTTCAGCCACTTCGAGCAGATCCTCGTCTGGCTCTTCCGCGACGTCGGCATCTACGTCAGCTCCCTTTCCGTCCCGATGTTCATCAACTACCTGCGCAACGACATCAGCGCTATCGTCATCCAGGGGGAGGACCCCGTCCTTTCCAAGCATATGAAAGCGCGCCGCTCAGAGGGAACGCGGGTCAACATCAACGTCATCGGGGAGGTCGTCCACAGCGAGGCCGAAGCGGAACGCCGGGTTGAAAAATATATCGCGCTGCTTGAGAACCCGGATATCGACTACCTTTCGCTCAAGATCTCCAACATGTTCTCGCAGATCCTGCCCCTCGCCCACGACAACAACGTAACACATGTCTCCTCCCGGCTGGAGCGGGTCTACCGCGCGGCCATCGCCAACCCCTGCCGCGACGGGGAGGGAAAGACGCAGCCCAAGTTCGTCAACCTCGATATGGAGGAGTACCGCGATGTCCGTATCACCATCGACGCCTTCAAAAAAGTCCTCTCCCAGGAGGAGTTCGCGCAGCTGCATGCCGGCATCGTCGTCCAGGCCTACCTCCCCGATGCCCTCACCTCTATCCGTGAACTGGCCGCCTGGGCCAAAGCCCGCGTCGACGCCGGGGGCGCGCCGATCAAGATCCGCATCGTCAAGGGGGCCAACCAGGAGATGGAGCTGACCGAGGCATCGCTTCGCGGCTGGCCCAACGTCACCTACGCCCACAAGGCGGAATCGGACGCCAACTACAAAAAAGCGATGGACTACCTGCTCGACCCCGCCGTCGCCCCCTACGTGCATACCGGCGTCGCCTCGCACAACCTCTTCGACCATGCCCTGGCGATGCTGCTGGCGAAGGCGCGCGGGGTTGAACGCTATGTCACCGCCGAGATGCTCGAGGGGATGAGCGAAGCGGCCTACCGCCTTCTCAAAGCCGAGGGGCGCAACGTCATCCTCTACGCCCCGACGGCGACGAAGGAGACCTTTACCAACGCCATCGCCTACCTCGTGCGCCGCTTTGATGAGAACACCGCCGAGCAGAACTTCCTGCGCCACAGTTTCGGGCTCAGGGTGGACACACCGGAGTGGGAGCAGCTCGTCAAGACCTTCGACGATGCCGTCGCCCTTATCCCCACGGTGTCCGAAGCGCCCAACCGCACCCAGGACCGTACCCGGCCGGTCGTAAGAACCGATATCGATCCCGCCCTCTACCATTTCGAGAACGAGCCCGATACGGATTTCATCCTTCCCGCCAACCGCGCCTGGGCGGAAGCGCTCCGCGACAAATGGCAGCATATCGGCGAGCGCGAGGGGGGCTACAACGCCTACCCCGTTGTCGGCGGGAAGGTCGTGAAGCGCGACGAAACGGTCACGGTCATCGACAAGTCCCAGTACCATGAGAACAAACACGCCGGCGCCTACGTCGAAGCGACCCCCGAAGATATGAAAAGTGCCATTACCACGGCCCAAGCCGACCCCGACGGCTGGCGGGAACTGACGCCCCACGCGCGCCAAAAGATCATGATGGAGGTCGCCCACGCGATCCGAGTTGCCCGGGGCGACCTCATCGGCATCGCCGCGGCGGAGGTGGGCAAAGTCTTTACCGAAACCGACGTGGAGGTGAGCGAGGCGATCGACTTCGTCAACTTCTACCCCTACAGTGTCACCAAGCTGGCGGGGCTGACGGGAGTAGAGGCCAAAGGCAAAGGGGTCGGTCTCGTCATCAGCCCCTGGAACTTTCCCGTCGCCATCCCGACCGGCGGCATCGCCGCGGCCCTCGCGGCGGGCAACACGGTGATCCTCAAACCCGCCGAAGCCTCCATCCTCACCGCCTACCGGCTCTGCCAATGCTTCTGGGATGCGGGGGTCAGCATGAACACCCTGCAGTTCATCCCGGGACGCGGAGCAGTAGTCGGGAAGCATATGATCCCCAACGACGCGATCGATTTCACGATCTTCACCGGCGGCGAAGAGACGGCCTACCGCATCATCAAGGCCCGTCCCGACATCCACCTGAGTGCTGAGACGGGAGGCAAGGACGCTACCATCGTCACGGCGATGGCGGACAGAGACCAGGCAATCGGCCACGTCATGGCCTCGGCCTTTCACAACTCCGGGCAGAAGTGCTCGGCGACCTCGCTGCTTGTGCTGGAAAAAGAGCTCTACGACGACGAAGAGTACAAACGGCAGCTCAAAGAGGCGGCGGAGTCGATGCAGACGGGTTCCGTCTGGGATTTCGGCAACCGCGTCGGTACCCTCGTCGACCGCCCAGCGGGCAAACTGGCACAGGCCCTCGAAGCCCTGGACGAAGGAGAGGAGTGGCTGCTCTCACCCGACTACGCCGACCGGGGCAACCCCTATATGCTGAAACCCTCCATCCGCTGGGGAACCGCGTCGGGGGATTTCTGCCATATGAACGAGCTTTTCGGCCCCGTACTCAGCGTGATGCGCGCCGAGGACCTCGAAGACGCCATCAAGATCGTCAACGCCACCGGCTACGGCCTCACCTCCGGGCTGGAGTCCCTCGACCGCCGCGAACAAGAGCAGTGGAAAGCGGCGCTGCTCGCGGGGAACCTCTACATCAACCGCGGCACAACCGGGGCGATCGTGCTGCGGCAGCCCTTCGGCGGGATGCGCAAATCGGCCATCGGCAGCGGCAGGAAAGCGGGCGGCTTCAACTACGTCAGCCAGTTTATGGATATCACCTACCGTGAAACCAACCTCTACGAGTCCTGTTCCACCCCCTTCACCGACCGGATGCGGGTGATGCTCCAGCGCGATACGGTCTTTCACGACGAGTGCGAGAAGGCCCTGCGCCACCTCTGCCACTTCGCGCACTGGCACGAGACCGAGTTTATGAAACCCCACGACTACGCCCATATCCGCGGGGAGTCCAACGTTATCCGCTACCTGCCGGTCGCGAGCGTCCTCCTGCGCCTCGAGGAGGGGGAGAGTCTCGAGGAGTCACTCGCCACGATCATGGCCGTCAGGATGGTCGGTGCACGGCTGCACATCTCCCTGCCCGAACACTCCCGGCAGCCGGAGTTCCTCTGGCTCGAATCGAAGCAGGCGAGCCTGCTCGGGGAGCACGATGCCATCACCCGCGACAGCGAGGCGGTGTTCATCGACCGGATCCCCCATTACAAACGGGTCCGTTTCCTCCGCCCGGAGATCGTCTCCCCGGCCCTCTTCGACGCCGTGGCCGACCGGGCCGTCTACATCGCCAAGGAAGCATTCGTCGCCCACGGGCGGATCGAACTGATGCACTACTTCATCGAACAGAGCATCTCCAACAGCTACCACCGCTACGGCAACCTCGGCATTGCCGGCCTGCACCCGGATGAGGAGGTATAA